In Parus major isolate Abel chromosome 1, Parus_major1.1, whole genome shotgun sequence, the following proteins share a genomic window:
- the CD4 gene encoding T-cell surface glycoprotein CD4 isoform X3 — translation MESCGTAVSCTPAAFLLLHLGLISSMAHQNEFQTGLAGGEVTLNCTGILPDSKLPRDTVISWVYHDTLLWRMEKSNKYWKMTISSDGHFLQNEVPELILMQNSSSPLPDLSITLFDSNNNRVTPELQNKSRQKYIVNLKKLEAMDSGTWVCQVHSDSPLINQNISFAVKVLGFQNPDLERKYATVDSTVIFSWRLNSQIIKWKEGFTGQLNWKQQESASTHELLDFNVTAQGQLHETKKSSNFLFEIPERKPESTIEVKLPKVHFNHSGQYQCQLEYQGRHVQSEIELVVMRVSANPVGPLSRGANMTLTCQVSGPLPPNAYLRWEHVNGTEMDRKNSKQHEVKLEVNISAAGLWSCHLIEDSNIKISFHYHVEEAPVWINYVIIGTSVGGSLLALVLGCLCIISGISWQRRRQRAKRMAQARQYLLENKTCQCQHWLKK, via the exons ATGGAGTCGTGCGGCACAGCCGTGAGCTGCACGCCTGCTGCCTTCTTGCTTCTGCATCTGG GTCTGATCTCCAGTATGGCTCACCAAAATGAATTCCAGACTGGGCTTGCAGGAGGGGAGGTGACCCTGAACTGCACAGGCATACTTCCTGACTCAAAATTACCTCGGGACACAGTCATCAGCTGGGTGTACCACGATACTCTTCTATGGCGTATGGAAAAGAGTAACAAATATTGGAAAA tgaCAATCTCTTCAGATGGgcattttctgcaaaatgaagTCCCTGAGCtgattttaatgcaaaattcatCCAGTCCTCTACCCGATCTCAGCATCACATTGTTTGACAGTAACAACAACAGAGTAACACCAGAATTACAAAACAAGAGCCGTCAAAAATACATAGTGAACTTAAAGAAACTGGAGGCTATGGACAGCGGGACCTGGGTGTGTCAGGTCCATTCAGACTCTCCACTGATTAATCAGAACATCTCCTTTGCTGTGAAGGTATTAG GTTTTCAGAATCCAGATTTGGAAAGAAAGTATGCAACTGTTGATAGCACTGTCATCTTCTCATGGCGTCTGAACTCCCAGataataaaatggaaagaaggtTTCACAGGCCAGCTGAACTGGAAACAACAAGAAAGTGCAAGCACTCATGAGCTGCTTGATTTCAACGTCACAGCACAAGGACAGCTGCATGAGaccaaaaaaagcagcaacttTCTGTTTGAGATACctgaaagaaaacctgaaagtACCATAGAAGTGAAGCTCCCCAAAGTCCATTTCAACCATTCTGGCCAGTACCAGTGCCAGCTGGAGTACCAAGGAAGACATGTACAGAGTGAGATAGAGCTGGTGGTGATGAGAG TCTCAGCTAACCCTGTTGGGCCGCTTTCCAGAGGAGCCAATATGACCCTGACCTGCCAGGTCTCTGGTCCACTCCCACCCAACGCCTACTTGCGCTGGGAGCATGTGAATGGGACTGAGATGGACAGAAAGAACTCAAAGCAGCATGAAGTGAAGTTGGAGGTGAACAtcagtgctgcagggctgtggagctGTCACCTCATAGAAGACAGCAACATAAAGATCAGCTTTCATTACCACGTGG AGGAAGCTCCTGTCTGGATTAACTATGTGATAATTGGAACAAGCGTTGGAGGCAGCTTATTGGCGTTGGTCCTTGGGTGCCTGTGCATCATCAGTGGTATAagctggcagaggagaagg CAACGGGCAAAAAGGATGGCACAAGCAAGACAATACTTGCTGGAAAACAAGACATGTCAGTGTCAACA CTGGCTGAAAAAGTAA
- the CD4 gene encoding T-cell surface glycoprotein CD4 isoform X1, which translates to MESCGTAVSCTPAAFLLLHLGLISSMAHQNEFQTGLAGGEVTLNCTGILPDSKLPRDTVISWVYHDTLLWRMEKSNKYWKKSTFITGRADIKMQYKQLQVWNLKLSDAGIYTCEYGPQKVRTSLHILKLTISSDGHFLQNEVPELILMQNSSSPLPDLSITLFDSNNNRVTPELQNKSRQKYIVNLKKLEAMDSGTWVCQVHSDSPLINQNISFAVKVLGFQNPDLERKYATVDSTVIFSWRLNSQIIKWKEGFTGQLNWKQQESASTHELLDFNVTAQGQLHETKKSSNFLFEIPERKPESTIEVKLPKVHFNHSGQYQCQLEYQGRHVQSEIELVVMRVSANPVGPLSRGANMTLTCQVSGPLPPNAYLRWEHVNGTEMDRKNSKQHEVKLEVNISAAGLWSCHLIEDSNIKISFHYHVEEAPVWINYVIIGTSVGGSLLALVLGCLCIISGISWQRRRQRAKRMAQARQYLLENKTCQCQHWLKK; encoded by the exons ATGGAGTCGTGCGGCACAGCCGTGAGCTGCACGCCTGCTGCCTTCTTGCTTCTGCATCTGG GTCTGATCTCCAGTATGGCTCACCAAAATGAATTCCAGACTGGGCTTGCAGGAGGGGAGGTGACCCTGAACTGCACAGGCATACTTCCTGACTCAAAATTACCTCGGGACACAGTCATCAGCTGGGTGTACCACGATACTCTTCTATGGCGTATGGAAAAGAGTAACAAATATTGGAAAA AATCAACTTTCATTACTGGTCGAGCTGACATCAAGATGCAATATAAACAGCTGCAGGTGTGGAATTTGAAGCTCTCTGATGCTGGCATCTACACCTGTGAATATGGACCTCAAAAAGTCCGCACCTCGCTGCATATCCTTAAAT tgaCAATCTCTTCAGATGGgcattttctgcaaaatgaagTCCCTGAGCtgattttaatgcaaaattcatCCAGTCCTCTACCCGATCTCAGCATCACATTGTTTGACAGTAACAACAACAGAGTAACACCAGAATTACAAAACAAGAGCCGTCAAAAATACATAGTGAACTTAAAGAAACTGGAGGCTATGGACAGCGGGACCTGGGTGTGTCAGGTCCATTCAGACTCTCCACTGATTAATCAGAACATCTCCTTTGCTGTGAAGGTATTAG GTTTTCAGAATCCAGATTTGGAAAGAAAGTATGCAACTGTTGATAGCACTGTCATCTTCTCATGGCGTCTGAACTCCCAGataataaaatggaaagaaggtTTCACAGGCCAGCTGAACTGGAAACAACAAGAAAGTGCAAGCACTCATGAGCTGCTTGATTTCAACGTCACAGCACAAGGACAGCTGCATGAGaccaaaaaaagcagcaacttTCTGTTTGAGATACctgaaagaaaacctgaaagtACCATAGAAGTGAAGCTCCCCAAAGTCCATTTCAACCATTCTGGCCAGTACCAGTGCCAGCTGGAGTACCAAGGAAGACATGTACAGAGTGAGATAGAGCTGGTGGTGATGAGAG TCTCAGCTAACCCTGTTGGGCCGCTTTCCAGAGGAGCCAATATGACCCTGACCTGCCAGGTCTCTGGTCCACTCCCACCCAACGCCTACTTGCGCTGGGAGCATGTGAATGGGACTGAGATGGACAGAAAGAACTCAAAGCAGCATGAAGTGAAGTTGGAGGTGAACAtcagtgctgcagggctgtggagctGTCACCTCATAGAAGACAGCAACATAAAGATCAGCTTTCATTACCACGTGG AGGAAGCTCCTGTCTGGATTAACTATGTGATAATTGGAACAAGCGTTGGAGGCAGCTTATTGGCGTTGGTCCTTGGGTGCCTGTGCATCATCAGTGGTATAagctggcagaggagaagg CAACGGGCAAAAAGGATGGCACAAGCAAGACAATACTTGCTGGAAAACAAGACATGTCAGTGTCAACA CTGGCTGAAAAAGTAA
- the CD4 gene encoding T-cell surface glycoprotein CD4 isoform X2: MESCGTAVSCTPAAFLLLHLGLISSMAHQNEFQTGLAGGEVTLNCTGILPDSKLPRDTVISWVYHDTLLWRMEKSNKYWKKSTFITGRADIKMQYKQLQVWNLKLSDAGIYTCEYGPQKVRTSLHILKLTISSDGHFLQNEVPELILMQNSSSPLPDLSITLFDSNNNRVTPELQNKSRQKYIVNLKKLEAMDSGTWVCQVHSDSPLINQNISFAVKVLGFQNPDLERKYATVDSTVIFSWRLNSQIIKWKEGFTGQLNWKQQESASTHELLDFNVTAQGQLHETKKSSNFLFEIPERKPESTIEVKLPKVHFNHSGQYQCQLEYQGRHVQSEIELVVMRVSANPVGPLSRGANMTLTCQVSGPLPPNAYLRWEHVNGTEMDRKNSKQHEVKLEVNISAAGLWSCHLIEDSNIKISFHYHVEEAPVWINYVIIGTSVGGSLLALVLGCLCIISGISWQRRRQRAKRMAQARQYLLENKTSG, encoded by the exons ATGGAGTCGTGCGGCACAGCCGTGAGCTGCACGCCTGCTGCCTTCTTGCTTCTGCATCTGG GTCTGATCTCCAGTATGGCTCACCAAAATGAATTCCAGACTGGGCTTGCAGGAGGGGAGGTGACCCTGAACTGCACAGGCATACTTCCTGACTCAAAATTACCTCGGGACACAGTCATCAGCTGGGTGTACCACGATACTCTTCTATGGCGTATGGAAAAGAGTAACAAATATTGGAAAA AATCAACTTTCATTACTGGTCGAGCTGACATCAAGATGCAATATAAACAGCTGCAGGTGTGGAATTTGAAGCTCTCTGATGCTGGCATCTACACCTGTGAATATGGACCTCAAAAAGTCCGCACCTCGCTGCATATCCTTAAAT tgaCAATCTCTTCAGATGGgcattttctgcaaaatgaagTCCCTGAGCtgattttaatgcaaaattcatCCAGTCCTCTACCCGATCTCAGCATCACATTGTTTGACAGTAACAACAACAGAGTAACACCAGAATTACAAAACAAGAGCCGTCAAAAATACATAGTGAACTTAAAGAAACTGGAGGCTATGGACAGCGGGACCTGGGTGTGTCAGGTCCATTCAGACTCTCCACTGATTAATCAGAACATCTCCTTTGCTGTGAAGGTATTAG GTTTTCAGAATCCAGATTTGGAAAGAAAGTATGCAACTGTTGATAGCACTGTCATCTTCTCATGGCGTCTGAACTCCCAGataataaaatggaaagaaggtTTCACAGGCCAGCTGAACTGGAAACAACAAGAAAGTGCAAGCACTCATGAGCTGCTTGATTTCAACGTCACAGCACAAGGACAGCTGCATGAGaccaaaaaaagcagcaacttTCTGTTTGAGATACctgaaagaaaacctgaaagtACCATAGAAGTGAAGCTCCCCAAAGTCCATTTCAACCATTCTGGCCAGTACCAGTGCCAGCTGGAGTACCAAGGAAGACATGTACAGAGTGAGATAGAGCTGGTGGTGATGAGAG TCTCAGCTAACCCTGTTGGGCCGCTTTCCAGAGGAGCCAATATGACCCTGACCTGCCAGGTCTCTGGTCCACTCCCACCCAACGCCTACTTGCGCTGGGAGCATGTGAATGGGACTGAGATGGACAGAAAGAACTCAAAGCAGCATGAAGTGAAGTTGGAGGTGAACAtcagtgctgcagggctgtggagctGTCACCTCATAGAAGACAGCAACATAAAGATCAGCTTTCATTACCACGTGG AGGAAGCTCCTGTCTGGATTAACTATGTGATAATTGGAACAAGCGTTGGAGGCAGCTTATTGGCGTTGGTCCTTGGGTGCCTGTGCATCATCAGTGGTATAagctggcagaggagaagg CAACGGGCAAAAAGGATGGCACAAGCAAGACAATACTTGCTGGAAAACAAGACAT CTGGCTGA